A region from the Parabacteroides sp. FAFU027 genome encodes:
- the scpA gene encoding methylmalonyl-CoA mutase: MRLKFDQIDITAGFAASAPVSSEASWLTPEQIPVKSIYTQQDLEGMEHLNYVAGLPPYLRGPYSGMYAMQPWTIRQYAGFSTAEESNAFYRRNLAAGQKGLSVAFDLATHRGYDADHERVVGDVGKAGVSICSLEDMKVLFDGIPLNKMSVSMTMNGAVLPVLAFYINAGLEQGAKLEEMAGTIQNDILKEFMVRNTYIYPPEFSMKIIADIFEYTSQKMPKFNSISISGYHMQEAGATADIELAYTLADGLEYLRAGVNAGMDIDAFAPRLSFFWAIGMNHFMEIAKMRAARMLWAKIVKQFNPKNPKSLALRTHSQTSGWSLTEQDPFNNVGRTCIEAMGAALGHTQSLHTNALDEAIALPTDFSARIARNTQIYIQEETFICKEVDPWAGSYYVETLTNELAHKAWALIEEVEKLGGMAKAIETGIPKLRIEEAAARTQARIDSGNQVIVGVNRYRLEKEDPIDILEVDNTAVRIQQVERLGELKAARDEKAVQAALEAITKCVETKEGNLLELAVEAARVRASLGEISYACEKIVGRYKAVIRTISGVYSSETKNDSDFQQACKLAEEFSKKEGRQPRIMIAKMGQDGHDRGAKVVATGYADCGFDVDMGPLFQTPAEAARQAVENDVHVVGVSSLAAGHKTLVPQIIEELKKLGREDIVVIAGGVIPAQDYDYLYKAGVAAIFGPGTSVSKAAVQILEILLQD, encoded by the coding sequence ATGAGATTAAAATTCGATCAAATTGATATAACTGCCGGTTTTGCAGCGTCTGCACCGGTAAGCAGCGAGGCTTCATGGTTGACTCCGGAACAAATTCCAGTTAAGTCAATCTACACTCAGCAAGACCTCGAAGGAATGGAGCACCTGAACTATGTTGCTGGTCTTCCTCCTTACTTGCGTGGTCCGTACAGTGGTATGTACGCTATGCAACCCTGGACTATCCGTCAGTATGCAGGTTTCTCTACAGCGGAAGAGTCTAACGCATTCTACCGTCGTAACCTTGCTGCTGGTCAGAAAGGTCTTTCTGTAGCATTTGACCTTGCTACACACCGCGGATACGATGCTGACCACGAACGTGTAGTTGGTGACGTAGGTAAAGCGGGTGTATCTATCTGTTCTTTGGAAGACATGAAAGTTTTGTTCGACGGAATTCCATTGAACAAGATGTCTGTATCAATGACTATGAACGGTGCTGTATTACCAGTTCTTGCATTCTACATCAACGCTGGTTTGGAGCAAGGCGCTAAACTGGAAGAGATGGCAGGTACTATCCAGAATGACATTCTTAAAGAGTTCATGGTGCGTAATACTTACATCTACCCACCGGAGTTCTCAATGAAGATTATTGCTGATATCTTCGAATATACTTCACAAAAAATGCCTAAGTTCAACTCTATCTCTATCTCTGGTTACCACATGCAAGAAGCTGGTGCAACTGCAGACATCGAGTTGGCTTATACACTTGCTGACGGTCTTGAGTACCTTCGTGCCGGTGTAAATGCAGGTATGGACATCGATGCATTCGCTCCACGCTTGTCATTCTTCTGGGCAATCGGTATGAACCACTTCATGGAAATCGCTAAAATGCGTGCAGCACGTATGTTGTGGGCGAAAATCGTGAAACAGTTCAACCCTAAAAACCCAAAATCTCTTGCTCTTCGTACCCACTCACAAACTTCAGGTTGGTCATTGACTGAGCAGGATCCTTTCAACAACGTAGGTCGTACCTGTATCGAAGCGATGGGTGCTGCACTGGGTCACACTCAGTCACTTCACACCAATGCGCTTGACGAAGCTATCGCATTGCCGACAGACTTCTCTGCTCGTATCGCTCGTAATACTCAGATCTACATTCAGGAAGAAACATTCATCTGTAAAGAGGTTGACCCATGGGCAGGTTCTTACTATGTCGAAACTCTGACTAACGAACTGGCTCACAAAGCATGGGCATTGATCGAAGAAGTTGAGAAACTGGGAGGTATGGCAAAAGCTATCGAAACCGGTATTCCTAAACTTCGTATCGAAGAGGCTGCTGCACGTACTCAGGCTCGTATCGACTCTGGCAACCAGGTAATCGTAGGTGTAAACCGTTACCGTCTTGAAAAAGAAGATCCGATCGATATCCTCGAAGTAGACAACACAGCTGTTCGTATCCAGCAGGTTGAACGCCTGGGTGAATTGAAAGCTGCACGTGATGAGAAAGCAGTTCAGGCTGCTCTTGAAGCAATCACTAAATGTGTGGAAACTAAAGAAGGCAACTTGCTCGAACTGGCTGTAGAAGCTGCTCGTGTACGTGCTTCATTAGGTGAAATATCATATGCTTGTGAGAAAATCGTAGGTCGTTATAAAGCTGTAATCAGAACAATTTCAGGCGTGTATTCATCAGAAACCAAAAACGATTCAGACTTCCAACAAGCTTGCAAACTGGCTGAGGAATTCTCGAAAAAAGAAGGTCGTCAACCTCGTATCATGATCGCTAAAATGGGTCAGGATGGTCACGACCGTGGTGCAAAAGTAGTTGCTACAGGTTACGCTGACTGTGGATTCGACGTGGATATGGGACCATTGTTCCAAACTCCTGCTGAAGCTGCCCGTCAGGCTGTAGAAAACGACGTACATGTAGTAGGTGTATCTTCACTGGCAGCAGGACACAAAACTTTGGTTCCTCAGATCATCGAAGAACTGAAAAAACTGGGTCGTGAAGATATCGTTGTGATTGCCGGTGGTGTAATCCCTGCACAGGACTATGACTACCTGTACAAAGCAGGTGTTGCTGCTATCTTCGGTCCTGGTACTTCTGTATCGAAAGCTGCAGTTCAAATCCTTGAGATTTTGCTTCAGGACTAA
- the mutA gene encoding methylmalonyl-CoA mutase small subunit translates to MADSKQKLFTEFAPVSTEAWMNKVTADLKGADFDKKLVWKTNEGFSVKPMYRAEDIEGMAQTTSLPGEFPYVRGTKADNKWFVCQEIEVENIEAANAKALDILNKGVDSLGFVIDREDVSAENIAKLLKDICVECIEVNFKTCACASVELAKILAAYFASANVDLAKVKGSLNFDPTGRELARGKQFEDAAKAYAEMIDATKALPNFRVLAVNAAYLNNAGAYSYQELGFALAWGNEVLAQAQAAGLDVATVAKNIKFNFGVGSNYFMEIAKFRAARMLWANIVKAYTEDADAAKMAAHAVTSDWNMTIFDAHVNMLRTQTEAMSAALAGVDSITVNPFDKTYQESDEFSERIARNQQLLLKEESHFEKIVDPSAGSYYIEHLTASIAKQAWTLFLDVEEKGGFLAAVKAGTVQDTVNNAGTARRAAIAARKEVLLGSNQFPNFNEKAAAKIKTLAQDCGCDAPAAKVLDFTRGASEFEALRLATEKAAKRPKAFMLTIGNLAMRLARAQFSCNFLACAGYEVVDNLGFETVEAGVEAAKAAGADIIVLCSSDDEYAELAPKAKAAIGGAAILVVAGAPACAEDLKAQGITEFINVRTNVLGTLTAFSKQLGILK, encoded by the coding sequence ATGGCAGATAGTAAACAAAAGCTCTTTACCGAGTTTGCTCCCGTTTCTACTGAAGCGTGGATGAACAAGGTAACGGCTGATCTGAAAGGAGCTGATTTTGACAAGAAGCTCGTTTGGAAAACCAATGAAGGCTTTTCTGTGAAACCTATGTACCGTGCCGAAGATATCGAAGGTATGGCACAAACTACTTCACTTCCGGGTGAATTCCCATATGTTCGCGGAACTAAAGCCGACAACAAATGGTTTGTTTGTCAGGAAATTGAAGTGGAAAACATCGAAGCTGCTAATGCTAAAGCCCTGGATATCCTCAACAAAGGTGTGGATTCTCTGGGCTTTGTTATTGATCGCGAGGATGTTTCTGCTGAAAATATCGCTAAATTGCTCAAAGACATCTGTGTAGAGTGCATCGAGGTTAACTTCAAAACATGTGCTTGTGCATCAGTTGAGTTGGCTAAAATCTTAGCAGCTTACTTTGCTTCTGCAAATGTTGATTTGGCAAAAGTAAAAGGTTCTTTGAACTTTGACCCGACTGGTCGTGAACTGGCTCGTGGAAAACAGTTTGAAGATGCTGCTAAAGCTTATGCTGAGATGATCGATGCAACTAAAGCTCTGCCTAACTTCCGCGTATTGGCAGTAAATGCTGCTTATCTGAACAATGCAGGTGCATACAGCTATCAGGAACTTGGTTTCGCATTGGCATGGGGTAACGAAGTGTTGGCTCAGGCTCAGGCAGCTGGATTGGATGTTGCTACTGTTGCAAAAAATATCAAATTCAACTTCGGTGTAGGCTCTAATTACTTCATGGAAATTGCAAAATTCCGTGCAGCACGTATGTTGTGGGCTAATATCGTAAAAGCATACACTGAAGATGCAGATGCTGCTAAAATGGCTGCTCATGCTGTGACTTCTGACTGGAACATGACTATCTTCGATGCTCATGTAAATATGCTTCGTACTCAAACTGAAGCAATGTCAGCAGCTCTTGCCGGTGTTGATTCAATCACTGTTAATCCTTTCGATAAAACATATCAGGAGTCAGACGAATTCTCTGAAAGAATTGCTCGCAACCAACAATTATTATTGAAAGAAGAGTCTCATTTCGAGAAAATCGTTGACCCTTCAGCGGGTTCTTACTATATCGAACACCTGACTGCGTCTATCGCGAAACAGGCATGGACTTTGTTCCTTGATGTAGAAGAAAAAGGTGGTTTCCTTGCAGCTGTAAAAGCAGGAACTGTACAAGATACAGTTAATAATGCAGGTACAGCTCGTCGTGCTGCAATCGCTGCACGTAAAGAAGTTCTCCTCGGTTCTAACCAATTCCCTAACTTCAACGAAAAAGCTGCTGCTAAAATCAAAACTTTGGCTCAGGATTGCGGATGTGATGCTCCAGCTGCAAAAGTTCTTGACTTTACTCGTGGTGCAAGTGAATTTGAAGCTCTTCGTCTGGCTACTGAAAAAGCAGCTAAACGTCCTAAAGCATTCATGTTGACTATCGGTAACCTGGCTATGCGTTTGGCACGTGCTCAGTTCTCTTGCAACTTCCTGGCTTGTGCTGGTTATGAAGTAGTGGACAACCTTGGCTTCGAAACAGTAGAAGCTGGCGTAGAAGCTGCAAAAGCTGCCGGTGCTGACATTATCGTTCTTTGCTCAAGCGATGACGAATATGCAGAATTGGCTCCTAAAGCTAAAGCAGCTATTGGTGGTGCTGCTATTTTGGTGGTTGCGGGTGCTCCTGCTTGTGCTGAAGACTTGAAAGCTCAAGGCATTACTGAGTTTATTAATGTTCGTACTAATGTATTGGGTACACTCACTGCATTCAGCAAACAGTTAGGAATTTTGAAATAA
- a CDS encoding universal stress protein, with the protein MEDKLITLAIHTYEKALILKSLLENEGIEVYIHNVGLIEPMVAAGVRVRIKESDLPRALRIVEMAKLTDESETWPVSDPDQFAINRILAPIDFSPYSVKAAEIAVKLAGRFNAEVMFIHSYYVPIASGVLPIEVTFTGELFSGETLMAVQEKVNKDMAHFLDDLKQKIARQELPRVKYDHVIQEGIPEEEIIRFSKEYKPAIIVMGTRGKTPKTIDYLGSVTAEVIDRSKIPVFAIPQKTELLDMDAIKNVAFIANFNQKDLISFDKLMRLKGDLQFEVHFLHISDKIDVWDEVSLTGMQDYLQKMYPNLKATYGIINGSDVFNSMEEYIRKFDIDMMAITAHKRNIFASLFYPSMANQVLFHTDTPVLVLK; encoded by the coding sequence ATGGAAGATAAATTGATCACTCTTGCTATTCATACCTACGAAAAGGCGCTGATACTAAAATCATTGCTCGAAAATGAAGGCATAGAAGTCTATATTCACAATGTAGGTCTTATAGAACCGATGGTAGCGGCAGGTGTACGCGTTCGCATCAAGGAATCGGATTTGCCTCGCGCACTGCGTATTGTAGAAATGGCTAAGCTTACTGATGAATCGGAAACGTGGCCTGTGTCAGATCCGGATCAGTTTGCCATTAACCGGATTCTGGCTCCGATTGATTTTTCACCCTATTCAGTCAAAGCAGCAGAGATTGCTGTAAAGCTGGCGGGACGTTTTAACGCTGAGGTTATGTTTATCCACTCTTACTACGTGCCGATTGCTTCCGGTGTTTTACCTATTGAAGTAACCTTTACCGGTGAATTATTTAGCGGAGAAACCCTCATGGCGGTGCAGGAAAAGGTGAATAAAGATATGGCGCATTTTCTGGACGATTTGAAACAGAAAATAGCCCGTCAGGAGCTACCCAGAGTAAAATATGATCATGTGATTCAGGAAGGGATCCCGGAAGAAGAGATCATCCGGTTTTCAAAGGAATACAAACCGGCAATTATAGTCATGGGAACTCGCGGCAAAACACCCAAAACGATAGATTACCTGGGTAGTGTTACAGCAGAGGTAATTGACAGAAGCAAAATTCCTGTTTTTGCCATTCCACAAAAAACAGAATTGTTGGATATGGATGCAATAAAAAATGTCGCCTTTATAGCCAATTTCAATCAGAAAGACCTGATTTCGTTTGATAAGCTGATGCGGTTGAAAGGTGATTTGCAATTTGAGGTGCATTTCCTGCACATATCGGATAAGATTGATGTGTGGGATGAAGTTTCACTGACCGGTATGCAGGATTATCTGCAAAAGATGTATCCTAACCTGAAAGCCACTTATGGCATAATCAACGGCAGTGATGTGTTCAATAGTATGGAAGAGTATATCCGCAAGTTTGATATTGATATGATGGCCATTACGGCGCATAAACGTAATATTTTTGCTTCGCTGTTTTATCCGAGTATGGCTAATCAGGTTCTGTTTCATACTGATACACCAGTTTTGGTACTGAAATGA
- a CDS encoding DNA-binding protein: MTKTISFNELRRIKMQLPPGSTQRIADELGICADTVRNYFGGDHYKEGNSVGIHIEPGPDGGIVALDDTTILEKALSILGETLELQEVE, encoded by the coding sequence ATGACTAAGACAATTTCTTTCAATGAGCTTCGTCGGATTAAAATGCAGTTGCCTCCGGGAAGCACTCAAAGAATCGCAGATGAACTTGGGATATGCGCTGACACAGTTCGCAACTATTTCGGAGGTGATCACTACAAAGAAGGCAACAGTGTCGGTATTCATATCGAACCAGGTCCTGACGGCGGTATAGTCGCTTTAGATGATACTACAATTCTGGAAAAAGCGCTCTCAATTCTGGGAGAAACGCTCGAACTACAGGAGGTAGAGTAA
- a CDS encoding phosphatase PAP2 family protein translates to MTQINELDHNLTFLINSWHAPFWDNFFFDYSKVWVWFPLYISYIYIFIRQEKKQAWMFIVSMILCFLIANHVSADIIKPLVARFRPSHDPLLQNSLHIINNYRGGNYGFVSSHAANTTGLAILLSLIIRNRLNTIMLICWTLLTSYSRIYLGVHFLGDTLGGMVLGSIAALIAYSLLKYLYKRYGQTSGDVMQIPSFSEKHIYVSVWVYVATCAVMLIVSV, encoded by the coding sequence ATGACTCAGATCAACGAACTTGACCATAATCTTACTTTTCTAATCAATAGCTGGCATGCTCCCTTTTGGGATAACTTCTTTTTCGATTATTCAAAAGTCTGGGTATGGTTCCCCTTATATATCTCATACATCTACATTTTTATCAGACAGGAAAAAAAACAAGCGTGGATGTTTATCGTGTCGATGATTCTTTGTTTCCTGATTGCAAACCATGTCTCTGCTGATATAATCAAGCCTTTGGTTGCCCGGTTCAGGCCTTCTCACGATCCACTTCTTCAAAATAGCCTTCACATTATTAATAATTACAGGGGTGGGAATTACGGCTTTGTCTCTTCTCACGCCGCAAATACTACCGGGCTTGCTATTTTGCTATCCTTGATCATCCGGAACCGCTTAAATACGATCATGTTGATTTGCTGGACGCTGTTAACCTCTTATTCACGGATTTATCTGGGGGTTCATTTCCTGGGGGACACCCTGGGGGGGATGGTTTTAGGTAGCATTGCTGCATTGATTGCATATTCTTTACTTAAGTACCTGTATAAACGTTATGGTCAAACGTCTGGTGATGTAATGCAAATACCTTCATTTTCAGAAAAGCACATATATGTCTCTGTTTGGGTCTATGTGGCTACTTGTGCGGTTATGTTGATAGTTAGTGTTTGA
- a CDS encoding tetratricopeptide repeat protein, protein MKKILIICLVLMATVSLKAEDLQKEAASAYIRKNYQTAAQLYEKLLSEQGESAELYYNLGNAYYKADMIPSALLNYERALLLSPGDDDIRRNLEIARMKTVDKITPIDRFLLGEWVRSIQMQAGSNGWAKTSVALFLLFIGALSLYFFAGRVWLKKISFFAGIAVFFMCILTNYFAYAQKKRLTDRDQAIVFSPSVVVKSTPDNSGTDLFVVHQGTKVSLKDKVGDWTRIQLEDGNNGWVKEDTFKQI, encoded by the coding sequence ATGAAGAAGATATTGATTATATGTCTGGTTTTGATGGCTACTGTCAGCCTGAAAGCGGAAGATTTACAGAAAGAGGCTGCAAGCGCTTACATCAGAAAGAATTATCAGACTGCAGCTCAGCTTTATGAAAAACTTTTGAGTGAACAGGGTGAATCTGCCGAATTGTATTACAACCTGGGAAATGCTTATTATAAAGCGGATATGATTCCTTCGGCTCTGTTGAACTACGAACGGGCGCTCCTGCTTTCACCCGGAGATGACGACATTCGTCGCAATCTGGAAATTGCACGAATGAAAACAGTTGATAAAATAACTCCCATTGACCGTTTCCTGTTGGGCGAATGGGTGCGCTCTATTCAAATGCAGGCCGGATCAAACGGATGGGCTAAAACATCTGTCGCATTATTCCTACTGTTTATTGGCGCGTTGTCACTCTATTTCTTTGCCGGACGTGTCTGGTTGAAGAAAATCTCTTTCTTTGCTGGTATTGCAGTCTTTTTCATGTGTATTCTGACGAATTACTTTGCCTATGCACAAAAGAAACGGCTCACAGACCGGGATCAGGCCATTGTGTTTTCCCCTTCTGTGGTGGTGAAAAGTACCCCGGATAATTCAGGGACAGACCTTTTTGTTGTGCATCAGGGGACCAAAGTATCTTTGAAGGACAAGGTAGGGGACTGGACCCGCATTCAACTTGAAGATGGCAACAACGGGTGGGTCAAAGAAGATACCTTCAAGCAAATATAG
- a CDS encoding BatD family protein, which produces MRRLNILIALFFAVVSVVHAENIQFTAKAPGAVAKGEQFQLVYSVNSDNARDIRMPSIGNFDVIFGPSASSYSSTQYINGKMSREVATSYTFILIAKKEGTFTIPAATVTVGGTKYSSNAVSVRVLPADKSSGQQAAAQGGRASTSTTTESGAKISNQNFFVRLNLSTKKIYEQQYIQATFKVYSRYDFDFENEKYPEFEGFMVEDYTPKTRQLTLETVNGQTYRVGVLRQLLLFPQRTGTIKIGGCKLNAVVRIQSRAGGGGRSIFDDFFETYQDVRKVLTTEPVTVEVLPLPANKPATFNGAVGNFNITSSINRQHLKANESVTVKVVISGNGNLKLLKNPEIKFPADFEVYDPKVTNNIKTTAAGTVGSKVIEYLAIPRFQGKYTIPRVTFSYFDPNSRTYKTHQTQSFDLQVDKGVSGSQNISADYTSKESLKLLGQDISFIKTEKFVLSKEKNYFFGSALYWLLYILPLLAFIVVFVIFRKNAQENANLAFMRTKKANKVAEKRLKLAAKYLKENKKDDFYDEVLKASWGYLSDKLNIPVSALNRDNIESELIKYGAAEEVVKTFHEILDTCEFARYAPVQSSGEMHQTYEKTVDVIGAMEKIIKK; this is translated from the coding sequence ATGAGACGATTAAATATTCTGATTGCACTGTTCTTCGCCGTAGTATCGGTAGTGCATGCCGAGAATATTCAATTTACGGCAAAAGCTCCCGGCGCTGTAGCCAAGGGGGAACAGTTTCAGCTGGTCTACTCTGTTAACTCAGACAATGCCAGAGATATCCGTATGCCTTCAATTGGTAATTTTGATGTTATCTTTGGACCTTCCGCATCATCCTATTCCAGTACACAGTACATAAATGGTAAAATGTCGCGTGAGGTTGCAACCTCTTACACCTTCATCCTGATAGCTAAGAAAGAGGGAACTTTTACCATCCCGGCAGCAACCGTCACGGTCGGAGGAACTAAATATTCTTCCAATGCAGTGTCTGTCCGTGTATTGCCGGCGGACAAATCATCCGGTCAGCAAGCTGCGGCTCAGGGCGGAAGGGCTTCTACTTCAACTACAACAGAGTCAGGTGCTAAAATCTCCAATCAAAACTTTTTTGTTCGCTTAAATCTTTCTACCAAGAAGATTTACGAACAGCAATATATTCAGGCTACCTTTAAGGTTTATTCTCGTTATGATTTTGATTTCGAGAATGAAAAGTATCCTGAATTTGAAGGTTTTATGGTGGAGGATTATACTCCGAAAACTCGTCAGCTAACCCTTGAAACGGTCAATGGCCAAACCTATAGAGTTGGTGTGCTTCGCCAGTTGCTATTATTCCCACAACGTACCGGTACAATTAAAATCGGGGGCTGTAAGTTAAATGCAGTTGTCAGAATCCAGTCTCGAGCAGGAGGCGGTGGCCGTAGCATTTTTGACGATTTTTTCGAAACTTATCAGGATGTGCGTAAGGTTCTGACTACCGAACCGGTTACTGTTGAAGTATTACCCCTTCCAGCCAATAAACCGGCTACCTTCAACGGCGCTGTGGGTAATTTCAATATTACATCTTCGATAAACCGACAGCACCTGAAGGCTAACGAGTCGGTGACAGTAAAAGTGGTTATTTCCGGTAACGGAAATCTTAAGCTCCTGAAGAATCCGGAGATTAAATTCCCTGCGGACTTTGAAGTCTATGACCCTAAAGTAACTAACAATATCAAGACTACGGCAGCCGGAACAGTCGGAAGCAAAGTGATTGAATATCTTGCGATTCCGCGTTTCCAGGGTAAATATACAATTCCGAGGGTAACCTTTAGCTATTTTGATCCGAATAGCCGGACTTACAAAACACACCAGACACAGTCTTTTGACTTACAGGTTGATAAAGGTGTAAGTGGTTCTCAGAATATATCAGCGGACTACACGAGCAAAGAAAGTCTCAAATTATTAGGTCAGGATATCAGCTTTATAAAAACCGAGAAGTTTGTCCTGAGTAAAGAGAAGAACTATTTCTTTGGTTCTGCATTGTACTGGCTGTTGTACATTTTGCCTTTGCTTGCATTTATTGTTGTATTTGTTATTTTCCGGAAAAATGCACAGGAAAATGCCAATCTGGCATTTATGCGTACGAAAAAGGCAAATAAAGTGGCTGAAAAACGATTGAAACTTGCAGCTAAGTATTTGAAAGAAAATAAGAAGGATGATTTCTATGATGAGGTACTGAAAGCAAGCTGGGGATATTTAAGTGACAAGCTCAATATTCCTGTTTCGGCATTGAATAGAGACAATATTGAAAGCGAGTTGATAAAATACGGAGCAGCAGAAGAGGTTGTCAAGACTTTCCATGAGATACTGGATACCTGTGAATTTGCCCGTTACGCACCGGTACAAAGCTCGGGAGAGATGCATCAAACTTATGAAAAGACAGTAGATGTCATCGGCGCAATGGAGAAAATAATCAAAAAGTAA
- a CDS encoding tetratricopeptide repeat protein: MRKIFIIMFACFSLTAFSQKAVRQNIRSGNKQYEKERYSEADVSYRKALQQNPNSVEANYNLANTMYRQKKYKEAAQQYQAAIRTVKDPEKGYMAFHNLGNCLSQQQDYEKAVEAYKQALRFYPNDQETRYNLALAQALLKKQQQQNKNNKNKNDKNKDKDKKDQQKQQQKQDQNKQDQDKKDQDKKDQQKQQPNPNQMSKENAQQLLDAFLQDEKNTQDKMKQQQVKAQKQKSTSKDW, translated from the coding sequence ATGAGAAAGATATTCATCATAATGTTTGCCTGTTTTTCGCTTACTGCATTTTCCCAGAAAGCGGTTCGCCAAAATATACGGTCGGGAAACAAACAGTATGAAAAAGAACGTTATAGCGAAGCCGACGTCTCTTACCGCAAGGCTTTGCAGCAAAATCCCAACTCGGTAGAGGCAAATTACAACCTGGCTAACACTATGTACCGCCAGAAAAAGTACAAAGAGGCTGCCCAGCAATATCAGGCTGCTATACGGACGGTCAAGGATCCAGAAAAGGGATACATGGCGTTTCATAACCTGGGAAACTGTCTGTCCCAGCAACAGGACTATGAAAAGGCAGTCGAAGCTTACAAACAGGCTTTGCGTTTTTATCCCAATGATCAGGAGACACGTTATAACCTAGCATTGGCCCAGGCATTGCTGAAAAAGCAACAGCAACAAAACAAGAACAACAAGAATAAAAACGATAAGAATAAGGATAAAGACAAAAAAGACCAGCAGAAACAGCAGCAGAAGCAGGATCAAAACAAGCAGGATCAAGATAAAAAAGATCAGGATAAAAAAGATCAGCAAAAGCAGCAGCCTAATCCAAACCAGATGTCCAAGGAAAATGCGCAGCAATTGCTTGATGCCTTCTTGCAGGATGAAAAAAATACCCAAGACAAGATGAAACAGCAGCAAGTGAAAGCCCAAAAGCAAAAATCAACATCCAAAGACTGGTAA
- a CDS encoding vWA domain-containing protein, producing the protein MFRFGQPEYLFLLLILPAIFGFYVYTLLLKKRDLKRYGNPELLSQLMPDVSRRRPPLKFWLLLSAIAMVIIVMAGPQFGSKLDTVKRKGIEVMICLDLSNSMNSKDVEPSRLEKSKMILSKLVDGLDNDKIGMIVFAGQAYVQLPITSDYVSAKMFFSSLNTRQVPTQGTAIGEAINMAVRSFTPKEDSEKAIVVITDGENHEDDAVGAAQIAAKKGIHVNVIGVGSLTGAPIPDERGDFRKDQSGNVVITKLNEDMCRQIAQAGKGVYDRADNSNHAQKTIQKELAKLKKADIEGKVYSEYDEQFQSIAWLALILLIIEFIILERKNKLTKNIRLFK; encoded by the coding sequence ATGTTTAGATTTGGACAACCGGAATACCTCTTTTTATTGCTGATATTACCGGCAATATTCGGGTTCTATGTATATACTTTACTTTTAAAGAAAAGAGATCTCAAGCGCTACGGAAATCCGGAACTGCTGTCTCAATTGATGCCGGACGTTTCGAGACGCCGTCCGCCTTTGAAATTCTGGCTCTTACTGAGTGCCATTGCGATGGTGATTATTGTAATGGCTGGACCGCAGTTCGGTTCCAAGTTGGATACGGTGAAACGCAAAGGTATCGAAGTGATGATTTGTCTTGATCTTTCTAATTCGATGAATTCTAAAGACGTAGAGCCCAGCCGCCTTGAAAAATCGAAAATGATTCTTTCCAAACTGGTGGATGGTCTTGATAACGATAAAATCGGGATGATTGTCTTTGCCGGACAGGCATATGTTCAGTTGCCTATTACATCTGACTATGTATCTGCTAAAATGTTTTTCTCCAGTCTCAATACCCGTCAGGTGCCTACACAGGGTACAGCAATCGGAGAGGCGATAAATATGGCTGTCCGATCTTTTACACCGAAAGAAGATAGCGAGAAAGCTATCGTTGTAATCACTGACGGAGAAAACCACGAAGATGACGCGGTAGGTGCGGCTCAGATTGCTGCCAAAAAAGGAATTCACGTCAATGTGATTGGGGTAGGAAGCCTGACCGGTGCGCCGATCCCTGATGAAAGAGGTGATTTCCGAAAAGACCAATCTGGAAATGTTGTGATCACGAAACTGAATGAAGACATGTGCCGTCAGATTGCACAGGCGGGAAAAGGTGTCTATGACCGTGCTGATAACTCAAACCATGCTCAAAAAACCATTCAAAAAGAGTTGGCAAAACTCAAAAAAGCAGATATCGAAGGGAAGGTTTATTCGGAATACGATGAGCAGTTCCAGAGCATTGCCTGGCTGGCCTTGATACTGCTTATCATCGAATTTATTATTCTGGAAAGAAAGAATAAACTGACTAAAAACATTCGTTTATTCAAATGA